The following are encoded together in the Arcticibacterium luteifluviistationis genome:
- a CDS encoding DUF1801 domain-containing protein — protein sequence MNDQYYLSKTEPNKSCLITLRDIILRQDEEVSETTKYGMPCFCYKKKMFCYLWTDKKTDEPYILFVEGKLLEHPNLEIGKRARMKTFSVNPADDLPIQTIEILLNQALDLYRNGTIAVK from the coding sequence ATGAACGACCAATATTATCTTTCTAAAACAGAACCGAATAAGAGCTGTCTTATAACACTACGCGATATAATTCTGCGTCAAGATGAAGAAGTATCGGAAACTACCAAATATGGTATGCCTTGTTTCTGTTACAAAAAGAAGATGTTTTGCTACCTCTGGACAGATAAAAAGACGGATGAGCCCTATATCCTCTTTGTAGAAGGAAAGCTTTTGGAACATCCAAACTTAGAAATTGGCAAACGTGCTAGAATGAAAACTTTCTCTGTCAATCCTGCGGATGACTTGCCTATACAAACCATAGAAATACTGTTAAACCAAGCTCTTGATTTATACAGAAATGGGACCATCGCGGTGAAATAG
- a CDS encoding pseudouridylate synthase has translation MTDPFFTPFDSKEVIGDLPIHFTYPFDYEVSPISLLAVKQLQKHLLEQKDWVHNFGLIPDTEGAIIGKMFGVLVVKTQGGQIGYLAAFSGKLAGGNIHPKFVPPVYDALVEGSFLNVGMQELTRMGDNIKKLQNIASAAEINALKEARKKHSQALQEKLFDQYVFLNKHGEEKSIREIFKNNLNGNPPSGAGECATPKLLQYAFQNKMQPIAMAEFWWGLSPKSDQWKHKHFYPACDEKCRPILGHMLEGVAIEEPPKN, from the coding sequence TTGACTGACCCATTTTTCACCCCATTTGATTCTAAAGAAGTTATTGGCGATTTGCCAATACATTTCACTTATCCTTTTGATTACGAGGTAAGTCCTATCAGTTTATTAGCTGTCAAACAGCTTCAAAAACATCTCCTAGAACAAAAAGATTGGGTACACAATTTTGGACTGATTCCTGATACGGAAGGAGCTATCATTGGTAAAATGTTTGGTGTCTTGGTGGTGAAAACGCAGGGCGGCCAAATTGGATACTTGGCTGCTTTTTCAGGTAAACTAGCTGGCGGAAACATCCACCCCAAATTTGTCCCACCCGTTTATGATGCTTTGGTAGAAGGCAGTTTCCTGAATGTAGGAATGCAGGAACTTACCAGAATGGGTGATAACATTAAAAAGCTCCAAAATATCGCCTCAGCCGCAGAAATCAATGCCCTTAAAGAAGCCAGAAAAAAACATTCGCAAGCACTTCAGGAAAAGCTCTTTGACCAATATGTCTTTTTAAACAAACACGGCGAGGAGAAAAGCATCAGAGAGATTTTCAAAAACAACCTAAATGGAAATCCACCTTCAGGTGCCGGAGAATGTGCTACGCCTAAGCTTCTTCAATATGCTTTTCAAAATAAGATGCAACCCATAGCTATGGCTGAGTTTTGGTGGGGACTATCGCCCAAATCTGACCAATGGAAACACAAACATTTTTATCCCGCTTGCGATGAAAAATGTAGACCTATTTTAGGTCATATGCTGGAAGGCGTGGCGATAGAAGAGCCGCCCAAAAACTAG
- a CDS encoding VOC family protein: MKYAYTILYVENVAVTVSFYENAFGFSRKFVSPENDYAELLSGETTIAFASLALAESNFKSGIEKISKAVKPFGVEMAFTTQNIEADFQKAIDAGATLFEVVKEKPWGQKVGYLRDNNGFLIEICTPMNG; encoded by the coding sequence ATGAAATACGCATACACCATCCTTTATGTTGAAAATGTGGCGGTCACAGTTAGCTTTTATGAAAATGCTTTTGGCTTTAGCCGAAAATTCGTTTCTCCCGAAAACGATTATGCCGAACTTCTGTCTGGCGAAACCACTATTGCATTTGCTTCCTTAGCATTAGCTGAATCAAACTTCAAATCTGGTATTGAAAAAATATCAAAAGCTGTAAAACCTTTTGGTGTGGAGATGGCTTTCACCACACAAAACATTGAAGCCGACTTTCAAAAAGCCATTGATGCTGGGGCTACCCTATTTGAAGTTGTCAAAGAAAAACCTTGGGGGCAAAAGGTAGGTTATTTGAGAGATAATAATGGTTTCTTAATTGAAATTTGTACGCCGATGAATGGCTAA
- a CDS encoding glycerophosphodiester phosphodiesterase, giving the protein MKKGSLLFLIAIASIYGYGQLPPCNNNFVVIAHRGNHINAPENTLLAIQHAINVGADYVEIDLRTSKDGELVIMHDRTVDRTTNKKENLNAYTLEELRTLKIQEKHIQNGEITKYPLLWRFYASVKKAFLQILAIEMQNQVIVYINNEQQFKDWRTIAPKIPLILSLTPEVKTRAKLEAFFEQYKPDILDGNYHDYTKELVKAAQDKNIPVWPDIQSENENVNWEIAISTGLSRLQTDQPEALIAFLKARDIR; this is encoded by the coding sequence ATGAAAAAAGGATCCCTATTATTCCTAATTGCCATTGCCTCTATTTACGGCTACGGCCAGCTTCCGCCGTGTAACAATAACTTTGTGGTGATAGCTCATAGAGGAAATCACATCAACGCACCAGAAAACACCTTACTGGCGATACAGCATGCTATAAACGTAGGGGCAGACTATGTGGAGATAGATTTACGAACTTCAAAAGATGGCGAGCTAGTCATTATGCACGACCGCACCGTAGACAGAACTACCAATAAAAAGGAAAACCTTAATGCCTATACTTTAGAAGAACTAAGAACACTAAAAATTCAAGAAAAGCACATCCAGAATGGGGAAATCACCAAATACCCTCTTTTATGGAGGTTTTACGCCTCTGTAAAGAAGGCTTTTCTTCAAATATTGGCTATTGAAATGCAAAACCAAGTAATAGTTTACATCAATAATGAACAACAATTTAAAGACTGGCGAACAATAGCTCCCAAAATACCACTCATCCTCAGTCTAACTCCAGAAGTGAAAACTAGGGCAAAATTGGAGGCTTTCTTCGAACAATATAAGCCCGATATTTTAGATGGCAACTATCACGATTATACAAAAGAACTCGTGAAAGCCGCTCAGGATAAAAACATACCAGTTTGGCCAGATATCCAGTCTGAAAACGAAAATGTGAACTGGGAGATAGCTATTTCCACAGGACTCTCCAGACTGCAAACAGACCAGCCCGAAGCCCTCATTGCTTTCCTAAAAGCTAGAGATATTAGATAA
- a CDS encoding outer membrane protein assembly factor BamB family protein, whose amino-acid sequence MVTKKSVFLLFSVLVLFSFGIRPPAKSNWPGYNGGDDRNHFSSQNQINTENVKTLKEAWRYASGGADGEGNRTQMQCNPIIIDGILFGVSAASQAFAIDAKTGKEIWKTDIQVETFNMTSRGLTYWSDKKESRIFFGYGAYLYGLDAKTGKPIKSFGDKGKIYLVDGIRRPGADEYVAVNTPVAVYKNTLIVGSRLAESSTALLGDIRAFDAISGKLIWTFHTIPKPDEYGYDTWENDNYQNLGGANNWMGMAVDVKRGIVFAPTGSAAFDFYGGNRKGDNLFANCLIALDAKTGKRLWHFQTVHHDIWDRDIPAPPNLFSIHKDGKKLDVVSVLSKQGFVFVFDRETGKPVFPIEERAFPTSIIPGEISAPTQPIPLIPEPFTRQSFTEKDISYLAENKEEIRDTLRNSYSGQPFIPLGFKKTIFYPGTDGGAQWGGAAVDENAVMYIPAKQNPVYSSLRAVTKQARINTGKTLYTQNCQTCHGLNAEGNEDGTIPGILNLSQRMKRDKYEQILKKGRGRMPSFSQISDIDKKAILNYLNGQNETVKGGSGATATEYVGTGYNRWYDSNGYPVSNPPWGTLTAINMNSGKHLWQVPLGEYPELTARGIPLTGTDNYGGPAVTSGNLLFIAATKDELFRAFDRRTGGLLWQAKLPAAGYASASVYAVDGKQYVVIACGGGKLKTQSGDFYVAFALP is encoded by the coding sequence TTGGTTACTAAAAAGTCGGTCTTTCTCCTGTTTTCTGTTCTTGTTTTATTCTCATTTGGTATAAGACCTCCAGCTAAATCTAACTGGCCGGGTTATAATGGTGGAGACGATAGAAATCATTTCTCTAGCCAGAATCAGATAAATACGGAAAACGTTAAAACACTAAAAGAAGCATGGAGGTACGCTTCTGGCGGAGCAGATGGGGAAGGAAATAGAACTCAAATGCAGTGTAATCCTATCATAATTGACGGAATTCTGTTTGGTGTTTCGGCGGCCTCACAGGCTTTTGCGATAGATGCGAAAACGGGTAAGGAAATCTGGAAAACTGACATACAGGTGGAAACTTTTAATATGACCAGTCGTGGGCTTACGTATTGGTCTGACAAAAAGGAAAGCCGTATTTTCTTTGGTTATGGAGCATATTTGTATGGTTTAGATGCCAAAACGGGTAAGCCGATTAAGTCGTTTGGAGATAAAGGGAAAATCTATCTGGTGGATGGAATAAGAAGGCCAGGTGCAGACGAATATGTGGCTGTAAATACGCCAGTGGCTGTTTATAAGAACACGCTTATTGTGGGTAGCCGACTAGCGGAATCTTCCACGGCACTTTTAGGGGATATTCGTGCTTTTGATGCCATTTCTGGCAAACTAATCTGGACGTTTCATACCATTCCTAAACCAGATGAATATGGATACGACACTTGGGAAAACGATAATTATCAAAATCTAGGTGGTGCGAATAACTGGATGGGTATGGCGGTGGATGTGAAGCGTGGAATTGTTTTTGCCCCTACAGGTTCTGCGGCTTTTGACTTTTATGGCGGAAACAGAAAGGGAGATAACCTTTTTGCCAATTGCTTGATTGCACTTGACGCTAAAACTGGCAAAAGACTTTGGCATTTTCAAACGGTACATCATGACATTTGGGACAGGGATATTCCGGCTCCGCCAAACCTCTTTAGCATACATAAAGATGGCAAAAAGCTGGATGTAGTTTCTGTACTTAGTAAGCAAGGTTTCGTTTTTGTCTTTGATAGAGAAACAGGAAAACCTGTCTTTCCAATAGAAGAAAGAGCTTTTCCTACTTCTATTATTCCTGGTGAAATAAGTGCTCCTACACAACCTATTCCGCTTATTCCTGAGCCATTTACACGCCAAAGTTTTACAGAAAAAGACATCAGTTATTTAGCAGAAAACAAGGAAGAAATAAGAGATACACTCAGGAATTCTTATTCTGGGCAGCCTTTTATTCCTTTGGGTTTTAAGAAAACTATCTTTTATCCAGGTACAGATGGTGGAGCACAATGGGGCGGTGCAGCTGTAGATGAAAATGCCGTGATGTATATTCCTGCCAAACAAAATCCAGTTTACAGCAGTTTAAGAGCGGTGACCAAACAGGCAAGAATAAATACAGGGAAAACGCTCTACACGCAAAACTGCCAGACTTGCCATGGTCTAAACGCAGAAGGAAATGAGGATGGAACCATACCAGGTATTTTGAATCTTTCGCAACGGATGAAACGCGATAAATATGAGCAAATTCTAAAAAAAGGACGAGGAAGAATGCCCTCTTTCTCTCAGATTTCTGATATTGACAAAAAAGCTATTTTAAACTACCTGAACGGTCAAAACGAAACGGTAAAAGGAGGCTCAGGAGCAACCGCAACGGAGTATGTGGGGACGGGTTATAACCGCTGGTATGATAGCAACGGTTACCCAGTGAGCAATCCGCCATGGGGCACGCTAACGGCCATAAATATGAATTCTGGAAAGCATCTTTGGCAAGTACCGCTAGGAGAGTATCCTGAACTAACCGCAAGAGGGATACCGCTAACGGGTACAGATAATTATGGTGGTCCAGCAGTTACTAGTGGAAATCTTCTTTTTATTGCTGCTACCAAAGACGAGCTGTTTCGGGCTTTTGATAGGCGTACAGGTGGATTGCTTTGGCAGGCTAAATTGCCTGCGGCAGGTTATGCGTCGGCGAGTGTTTATGCTGTTGATGGCAAGCAATATGTAGTGATTGCCTGTGGTGGAGGGAAACTAAAAACTCAATCAGGTGATTTTTATGTCGCTTTTGCTTTACCCTGA
- a CDS encoding Crp/Fnr family transcriptional regulator has translation MPEPHFLNNVFKGSDLSAEELESVLAKFKQVSFSKNDFLLREGQTANNYWFVESGFIRSYVIDTEGNDITTNFFSVGDIVIDWPSFFLRNPTRENIQALSDCICWQLDFDTFQQLFHSIKSFREQGRTTLVGSYFALKRHSISMIADRAKDRYIRLLKEKPHIVQNVSLKQIATYLGITDTSLSRIRKEIAGK, from the coding sequence ATGCCCGAGCCACATTTCCTAAATAACGTTTTTAAAGGTTCAGACCTTAGTGCGGAAGAACTTGAAAGCGTGCTTGCCAAGTTCAAACAGGTTTCTTTTAGTAAAAATGACTTTCTGCTGAGAGAAGGTCAAACAGCCAATAACTACTGGTTTGTGGAGAGCGGGTTTATTCGCTCTTATGTGATAGACACCGAGGGTAACGACATCACAACCAACTTCTTTTCTGTAGGAGATATAGTGATAGACTGGCCTTCTTTTTTTTTACGCAACCCTACTCGTGAGAACATTCAGGCTCTTTCAGATTGTATTTGCTGGCAGTTAGATTTTGACACTTTCCAGCAACTTTTCCATAGCATCAAAAGTTTTAGAGAGCAAGGCAGAACCACCCTTGTAGGTAGTTATTTTGCTCTGAAAAGACACAGCATTTCTATGATAGCGGACCGGGCCAAAGACCGCTACATTCGTCTACTAAAAGAAAAACCGCACATTGTTCAGAACGTTTCACTGAAACAAATAGCCACTTATCTGGGTATTACAGACACTTCTTTGAGCCGTATCAGAAAAGAAATAGCGGGCAAATAA
- a CDS encoding YciI family protein, whose protein sequence is MDQLKEFMLLFRFQPSQEAPSQEQLNQMQKQWGDFIGGVAMQGKLVSTHQLGFSGKQISADLATTEGIHLSDGKTMSGNMVLKATSLDEAVIMAKKCPILFMGGSVEVRDTIPMNQ, encoded by the coding sequence ATGGACCAGTTAAAAGAATTCATGTTGCTTTTTCGCTTTCAGCCTAGTCAGGAAGCTCCCAGCCAAGAACAATTAAACCAAATGCAAAAACAATGGGGTGATTTTATTGGAGGTGTTGCCATGCAAGGGAAACTAGTAAGTACACACCAGCTTGGCTTTTCTGGTAAACAAATTTCGGCTGACCTCGCCACCACAGAAGGCATTCATCTGTCAGATGGCAAAACCATGAGTGGTAATATGGTTTTGAAAGCCACTAGCCTAGACGAGGCTGTAATAATGGCTAAGAAATGTCCTATTCTTTTTATGGGTGGCTCGGTAGAAGTAAGAGACACTATTCCTATGAACCAGTAA
- a CDS encoding DUF1569 domain-containing protein: protein MKTIFDNKTRESLIQRINNLSADSPNKWGKMNAYQMLKHGTMGEEMFQGQKAYKRLFIGRLFGPMALKGIIKDENPIKKNQPTHPEMVIKGTGDFKKEQSKWVGLLENYSTYITDSFVHPFFGKMDKEQIGLYIFKHTDHHLRQFGV from the coding sequence ATGAAAACAATTTTTGATAACAAGACGCGTGAGTCCTTGATTCAGAGAATTAATAATTTATCAGCTGATAGCCCAAATAAGTGGGGAAAAATGAATGCCTATCAAATGCTAAAACACGGTACGATGGGTGAAGAGATGTTTCAAGGCCAAAAGGCTTACAAACGCTTATTCATAGGTAGACTCTTTGGCCCCATGGCTCTAAAAGGTATCATAAAAGATGAAAACCCTATTAAAAAAAACCAACCAACACACCCAGAAATGGTAATTAAGGGTACAGGAGACTTTAAAAAAGAACAAAGCAAATGGGTGGGTTTATTAGAAAACTATAGTACCTATATTACCGACTCTTTCGTTCACCCTTTCTTTGGTAAAATGGATAAAGAACAAATTGGCCTTTATATTTTCAAACATACCGACCATCATCTAAGACAGTTTGGCGTTTGA
- a CDS encoding Gfo/Idh/MocA family protein, with protein sequence MTNINRRNFIKKTTLSAAGITAGALIAQNAEAHSARTAAATYMGDFAAPKLPTVKAAFIGVGARGPGHMRFFADLEGTEVVAISDLYEDNATKWAAKAKEIGKGQRHKNVKVYFGAEDKWKQMLKDVKPDVVFIATNWGNHAPMAIEAMKQGAHAFVEVPIALTTQEMWEIVDTSEATQKHCMMMENVNYDRDELMYLNMCRQGVIGELLHAEAAYIHELRFQMEEQERGTGSWRTPHYANRNGNLYPTHGLGPVAQYMNIGRTDDTFKSLVSFSTPSLGRKLYAEKNYGSDHKWNKLNYKGGDLNTSIIKTNMGRTVMVQWDETSPRPYSRLNLVQGTKGTLAGFPTRVALEGGFEGATESHHQWIEGEKLQLLYDKYDHPLYKRLNQKTKDSGHGGMDGMMMYRIVECLQNGQPLDQNVYEGCLWSAVSPLSERSVATDGAPQPFPDFTRGNWKSTKPLSIIS encoded by the coding sequence ATGACAAATATTAACAGAAGAAACTTCATTAAGAAGACCACCCTATCTGCAGCAGGAATAACTGCAGGAGCATTAATAGCACAAAATGCGGAAGCTCATTCTGCTAGAACAGCAGCAGCTACCTACATGGGAGATTTTGCTGCCCCTAAGTTACCTACAGTAAAAGCAGCTTTTATTGGTGTAGGGGCTAGAGGACCAGGACATATGAGGTTCTTTGCGGATTTGGAAGGCACTGAGGTAGTAGCCATTTCTGATTTATACGAAGACAATGCCACTAAATGGGCCGCAAAAGCCAAAGAAATAGGAAAAGGACAAAGACATAAAAATGTAAAAGTATATTTCGGAGCCGAAGACAAATGGAAGCAAATGCTGAAGGATGTTAAACCTGATGTAGTATTTATTGCAACTAACTGGGGAAATCATGCTCCTATGGCTATAGAAGCAATGAAACAAGGTGCCCATGCTTTTGTAGAAGTTCCGATAGCTCTTACAACCCAAGAAATGTGGGAAATAGTAGACACGTCAGAAGCCACGCAGAAACACTGTATGATGATGGAAAACGTTAACTACGACCGAGACGAGTTAATGTATCTCAATATGTGTAGACAAGGTGTCATAGGCGAATTACTTCATGCTGAAGCTGCTTATATACATGAGTTGAGATTCCAAATGGAAGAACAAGAGCGAGGAACTGGTTCATGGCGTACGCCGCATTATGCCAACAGAAATGGTAACCTATACCCTACTCATGGTTTGGGACCAGTGGCTCAGTACATGAACATTGGCCGTACAGACGATACCTTTAAAAGTCTAGTATCCTTTTCTACACCTTCTTTAGGTAGAAAACTATACGCCGAAAAGAACTATGGTTCAGACCATAAATGGAACAAACTCAATTATAAAGGAGGCGATTTAAACACTTCTATCATTAAAACCAATATGGGTAGAACCGTAATGGTACAATGGGACGAAACTAGCCCACGCCCTTATTCTAGATTAAACCTAGTACAAGGAACAAAGGGAACATTAGCGGGTTTTCCTACTCGCGTAGCCTTAGAAGGTGGTTTTGAAGGAGCTACAGAAAGTCATCATCAATGGATTGAAGGGGAAAAATTACAACTCCTTTATGACAAATATGACCATCCTTTATACAAAAGGCTGAATCAAAAAACCAAAGACAGCGGGCATGGAGGCATGGACGGTATGATGATGTATCGTATTGTAGAATGTCTTCAAAACGGACAACCACTAGACCAAAACGTTTATGAAGGTTGCCTTTGGAGTGCTGTATCTCCTTTAAGTGAACGTTCTGTAGCTACAGATGGAGCACCACAGCCATTCCCAGACTTCACTAGAGGTAACTGGAAAAGCACTAAACCATTAAGCATTATTAGCTAA
- a CDS encoding Gfo/Idh/MocA family protein: MKKRQFLKSAAALASLTIMPSAVWAMEKKKVLRTAHIGLGGMGRADLEALASHPAVEVVALCDVDSKATDMVKAAYPNAKIYKDYRDLLKEMGKDIDAVVVSTPDHSHAPASMMAMEMGKQIYCQKPLTHHVSEARAMSKLAAKKKLVTQMGIQVHSFYDYKLATLLIQSGIIGKVSTVRAWSPKNWGNDNPAPTGSDPVPNSLDWNLWLGTSPERPYKEGEYHPGNWRKIMDYGCGTLGDMGVHIFDTPYNALALDVPKTITNDCRQPTGYGFPEENKVTYEFPGTPFTADSLKWVWYDGVNAPQSHPDLKLPNGEELPDQGAMFIGEKGRLLLPHFMQLPKLIVDGKYEELDLTELKASGAIGDVFRNYDVEGKRHYHQFVDACLGKDECSAPFSYASRLTETILLGVIAGRFPNKTLHWDNATARFREEEANAFLDAPYRDF; this comes from the coding sequence ATGAAAAAAAGACAATTTCTGAAAAGTGCCGCCGCCCTAGCGTCACTTACTATTATGCCATCTGCCGTTTGGGCAATGGAAAAAAAGAAAGTTTTAAGAACGGCCCATATAGGATTAGGTGGTATGGGAAGAGCCGATTTGGAAGCTCTTGCATCTCACCCAGCAGTGGAAGTAGTGGCACTTTGTGATGTAGACTCAAAAGCCACAGACATGGTAAAGGCTGCATACCCAAATGCTAAAATCTATAAAGATTATAGAGATTTGTTGAAAGAAATGGGCAAGGATATAGATGCCGTAGTAGTTTCTACTCCAGACCATAGCCACGCACCGGCTTCTATGATGGCAATGGAAATGGGCAAGCAAATTTACTGTCAAAAACCATTAACTCATCATGTGTCAGAAGCTAGAGCTATGAGTAAATTGGCAGCGAAAAAGAAACTGGTTACTCAAATGGGTATTCAAGTTCACTCTTTTTATGATTATAAATTAGCGACCTTACTAATACAATCAGGTATTATCGGTAAAGTGTCTACAGTTAGAGCTTGGTCTCCTAAAAACTGGGGGAACGATAATCCAGCACCAACAGGTAGTGACCCAGTTCCAAACAGCTTAGATTGGAACTTATGGTTAGGTACTTCACCAGAAAGACCATACAAAGAGGGAGAATACCATCCAGGCAACTGGCGTAAAATCATGGATTATGGCTGTGGAACTTTAGGCGACATGGGTGTTCATATTTTTGATACGCCTTATAATGCTTTGGCTTTAGATGTTCCAAAAACCATTACAAACGACTGTAGGCAACCTACAGGTTATGGTTTCCCTGAAGAAAACAAAGTAACATATGAGTTCCCAGGAACGCCTTTTACTGCTGATTCTCTTAAGTGGGTTTGGTATGATGGTGTAAATGCTCCACAGAGTCATCCTGACCTTAAATTGCCAAATGGCGAAGAATTACCAGACCAAGGTGCCATGTTTATTGGCGAAAAAGGAAGGTTATTACTTCCTCACTTCATGCAGTTGCCAAAACTTATAGTAGATGGTAAATATGAAGAATTAGACCTAACGGAATTAAAAGCTTCAGGAGCAATTGGCGATGTTTTCAGAAACTACGATGTAGAAGGAAAAAGACATTACCACCAGTTTGTAGATGCTTGTTTAGGTAAAGACGAGTGCTCTGCACCATTTTCTTATGCCTCAAGGTTAACAGAAACTATTTTACTAGGTGTGATTGCAGGTCGTTTCCCAAACAAAACGTTGCACTGGGACAACGCTACAGCAAGATTTAGAGAAGAAGAGGCAAATGCCTTTTTGGATGCACCATACAGAGATTTTTAG
- a CDS encoding DUF4920 domain-containing protein codes for MRKLVLVIAFCSSISVFGQDFKAYGDSFVKTSPTAAKSLKQLDLSDTADLEVEGEVNAVCQAKGCWMTVNLENGETMRVTFKDYGFFVPKNLAGTKVVFKGKPEVTETSVEELRHYAADAGKTKKEIMAITEPEIALTFVADGVLVPGK; via the coding sequence ATGAGAAAATTAGTACTAGTAATAGCGTTTTGTAGTTCAATCAGTGTTTTTGGCCAAGATTTCAAAGCCTATGGAGATTCTTTTGTGAAAACTTCGCCAACGGCAGCTAAAAGCTTAAAACAGCTTGATTTATCCGACACAGCTGACTTAGAAGTAGAAGGTGAAGTCAATGCCGTTTGTCAAGCCAAAGGCTGCTGGATGACCGTCAATCTTGAGAATGGCGAAACCATGCGTGTAACTTTTAAGGATTATGGTTTCTTTGTACCTAAAAACTTAGCAGGAACCAAAGTGGTATTTAAAGGAAAACCAGAAGTGACAGAAACTTCAGTGGAAGAATTAAGACATTATGCCGCAGATGCTGGCAAGACGAAAAAAGAAATTATGGCGATTACGGAACCCGAAATAGCATTGACCTTTGTGGCTGATGGGGTTTTGGTACCTGGGAAATAA
- a CDS encoding DUF6157 family protein: protein MMHSTNYFNTFIEIAEDCPTAVSEIPPLKGNKKSVANLQFEMIYDNPYKYTSDEVLYAIHAQRKEIPEGEFEEQREVFFSKGQACFRASPLTKRYAWGLHSDENGKIALYEKGSKEYQDFVKDDSVIKKKAMRSKRA from the coding sequence ATGATGCATTCAACTAATTATTTTAACACATTTATTGAAATAGCTGAGGATTGTCCTACAGCCGTTTCCGAAATTCCTCCATTAAAGGGGAACAAGAAATCTGTAGCAAATCTTCAATTCGAAATGATTTATGACAATCCGTATAAGTATACCTCAGATGAGGTTTTGTATGCAATTCATGCTCAGAGAAAAGAAATTCCGGAGGGTGAATTTGAAGAACAAAGGGAAGTGTTCTTTTCAAAAGGACAAGCTTGTTTTAGGGCTTCGCCTTTGACCAAGCGATATGCTTGGGGACTTCATAGTGATGAAAATGGAAAAATTGCCTTATATGAAAAAGGCTCAAAAGAGTATCAAGATTTTGTCAAAGACGATTCAGTAATAAAGAAAAAAGCAATGCGTTCTAAAAGGGCGTAA